The region ATCAGAGAAAAATATCATTTATAGCTGGCATTTACTTCTTGTGTgttgccccccctcccccgcaAAATCCACAGAACCGGTCAGCACACAAAAGCAAGAAAAGATGGGCTGAAAAGGCCAAAGCACTGGCTGACTACTGATCCATGACTCAGCTTTGAAAATCTCCACCCTCAAATCAAATTGTCCTGCTTCAAGGAGTGAATGTGCCACAGTCCTGCCCCGGGCCGCTCAGTGTCACTGATCAGCTTTGAGGGGTTAATGCACATTTTTCTCAGTTGTCAAGGAAGTGTGATGGGGGCAAAGGAATACAGAGGAGCACAGGGGTCACCAAATATCAAGAGTCTTTTACTCTGGTTTTCCTCAAGGGATGCAGCAGTAGATGATAGTTGAGAGGGAAAGCACAACTCTTCCAGCAAGGCATTTACCCTCTTTTCCTTACTTCTTTTGTTTGCAATTTTCTCATTTGCCACAAGGCAAAGACAGTGCAGCCACATGAGATTGTGTGGTCCGCTGGCTTTTGATTTAAGAGACACCGAGTTAAGCTCTGGGGGGAAAACAACGTCCTCCAGCTCCTTTCCTCCCAGGTTTTGATTGAACTCTCCAGTCCTgagaaaacagacacagcagcttcctcctgAGTCAGCCATGTTTCATGTCCGGACAATTAGGCCAGTCACATGCGGCCACCGAGCCTGAGCCCCTTCTCCAGACACTGAACTCAATTATTACAGAGGCAAACTCCTCATCACCACAAGTTCACTGAGTGTGGCTAATCTTATCTGATCCATTATTAGCAGCATTTTTCATCTTTACTGCAGAGCTAACAAGTCTTTGAGCTCATTAAACAGCTAGGAATGTTCAAATCTCAAGCTAAGCATGAGGATGAGTGAAAGAAGGATCACTGAACATAAATCACCCTGCTCTATGCATAGTTTTATCGAACAGGGAAGGTCTTAAAGCTCGAGGCTTCACGAGCCGTTCTcatgaaacagagaaaagagttTTATTTAAGTTAAATCTGAAACACACTTTTGACACTTGAAGAGAGAGCCTGAAATGACAGATTGCAGAAAATGACGAAAAGATTACTAATTACCAAAAGCTTATATCTCAAATGAGTGCAAAATGAGGCGTTGCCTTTCAAAGAACTGTGAATAACAGACTTTTCTTGTGGAAGTGATTCATGCTCTTaatttcagcaggaaaacaactTCATGAACTATTTGAAAAGCAAAGTTTTATTATAAATCAACAGAGACGTATGACTGTAAAAGCAAACGGACAGTGGGACACTTTTAGTTAGTGAGGAGAGCAAGCTGTCAATATGTTTGTTAACATAGACGGGGTCAATGGTTAAGAGCTAGTAATCAGACAAGGTCTGGGTGATGGACGAGGTGGTATCAGATGGAGAATGACTTGACGCACACAGTTTAAATGCTggtatgtgtctctgtgagacTTGTTCAACAAAGAATGGACAACATTTATGAATCATATCAGTGAGCATGTTAAGATAAAACCCACTTAAGGAAATATCACTGCCAGACACTGAATGGATACACACTCATCACAGCAGAGCCCTCAtcctcccacctccctcccaGTTTTAGACAGCTCCATCTTTCTTCGAGTCTCAGGGTCGCCTGCCAGTGACCTGTTATCAATGGCCCGGCTCAGGCCTCCAGACAGCATTAATCTGTCATGATAAGTTTACATCTGCTCAAATTGCTGCGTTGGTCGCTTAAGATTCATCCTTCTGCTGGTTTGGGTCTGGTTTtctgtgattttcttttattttccaatcCATTTGTTGGGAGGGAAGCATCCAGTCAAACCccagtcagtctgtctgcgTCCTCCACCTCATTTCACAGGTTGCACATTctgttctcctcttcctccaccagaTCCCTGaatcacagaaaaaaggaaacaaagcaCAGGTGAGCAGGCAGTGCAACTGTTCAGCTGGAGGGTAAAGTTcacctgacagacagacaattgTCATTTATTAAGGTGTTTATTaccaatttatttttcacactgtaAACGGCAACAATTCTCGCCTGAGAACAGCTATCAAAATATTATTCTCAGTATCAAGGAAACCGGTGTTGGACTCAACCCTGCTCGTCAAAAGGTGCCATCCAACACACAAACTTAATCTTAGTTTTTGTTGTGCTAGCTGTGTGAGCTACACACCCATGTCTTGGGGAAATACAGGCAAATTTTCCTTTGTGATTGTATTAGAATCTATTTTACATAACTGTCTATGTCCTGACGGTAACAGTAGCAAATCACACGAGTCATATCCTTGAATATGCTGTTAAACAGCTATTGATATGCTGTAAGAGTTTGACAGGTCTTTGTCCCATTTGCCACATTTGACTTAGTTGTGATAATTAGTTCCACATGgcttttcctccattttgttttgtttcatgtttttgtggtctcctgtgttttgtgttgcatttccTTTGTTTCAGTTAAACTGCCCTGTGTGTACTGCTGCTCGCCTGCAAACCACTGTCATCCACTTTTAGAACATTTCCTTGGTGTTCCTTTTGTCATAATCACTGACCTCACAAATCAAAGTGCTCCAGCTTCCCATTCTTGTTATTCCATTGATTGTACATTGTTTTTCTAACTCAATGTAACTTAATGTAAGTCCTATCCAAAGTCAGTGTCGTTTTAAATCAAGGTCACTGAAAACATATGCCTGCTGCATCTGGAAACACTAGTAATGAGAAAGGTGAAAGTGAGCCAGAGACACTAGGAAAACCAAAGTAACGAGCAAAAGCAtcatacaaaacaaattttgtGCAAAATGTTTGATTACAGCTGTAAAACACAGGCCCTACAGTCATCGGCTGCTAAATGTACACTTAACTAAAATGGATCTTGTCCTCAGTTGAGCTACTTGTTACTGTGTCATGCGGCCACAAGAGCAAACTCCACTGAATGAATTACAGTGTAATATGGTTCACATTAGCAGTGAGCAAAAGCAGCGAGCATCTGCACAAACTGCTCTAAGATGATTTCACAGGCCATAAGCCACCCGGTAATGGCAGCCTGGGGTCATTAGGGTCTGTTGTGCAGACAGTTTGCCACGGCATGGAGAGAATAAACAACCaccattttcatttcttattcatGGTTTTAATCACGGATGAAAAAACACCCCGCAAgtgaagacagggaggaaaaTAGAAGTTGGCATTGACTGTGTGCCTTTCCTGTGCCTTAAATGTCTTTGCGACAGTCTGCTGGGCGAAGAGAGGGAATTAAAACTGTAGCAAATTTGGAAATGAGTGTAACTGAGGTGGGTGCTGACATTAACAGGCTGGTGTGGAGAAGAGCTGGCATAAGCCCAGCGCACAGCACTGACAGTATGAGGTCCTCTTTGCCCATTCGAATGAGGCAATACGAGGATCTGCACTCAGGCCTGCAGCAGGGGCCCCCCCTGGGAGTCAGAAGGGCGATGAATGGCCACAGGAGGAAGCCCATGGCAGTGGGCTGAGATGGCTGAAGTGCGTCACTCCACATACCAGGATGGCAGATGGTTAAACAACCTCAGTGAATGCAGGAAATGCCACAAAACATCTTCAAGGTCAAATACAGGGAACTATATAGGATTTAAGAGATGTTTCCTGTGGCCCGTCCTGGCCCCTGATGTCACCCCTTTGTTTGCAGAAATACCCCATTACAGATATTTGCGGATATCCAGGTGATAGTAGAAGAGATGCTTGGACAATACTGGGTTTATACACAAGCTGTTAAGGAAATACTCCCTCTGTTATTCACAGTGATGGCTTTATAGAGGCTTTTTGTTGTTGACGGAGGATGTGCGGTGACAAAGACGCCGTCATTTTCACTGGTGTTTTCTTGTAAGCTTTAACTTTATCTCATATCTAAAGAATGTCAGAAGTAAACGGATCATCAAGCTGATTTAAATCTAATGAAACCATCCCAGCATTATTATGTGCTTTGCCTCTGACAGCTCGATCTACTCGAAAAGTTTAAATTATGTGTGGCAGTTTATTGAGCACCGTAGGGGACGTCTATTTTCATTTCACCCCCTTCTGCAAAGAAAGGAACCTACAATATACAGTACATCAGGGAGAGGTCAGACGCTATAGTTTTTAATTGCAATCAGAAACTGGAGCACCTTTAACAGTAGAAGACAAACTAATCAGTGAAGTCACCcggttctttgtttttgttggaatAAAGAACTTGATGTTGTGTATCAGAAATCGTTGACCCTCCCTCGCCCCAGAGAGCTGGTTCAGGTTATCCTATTGACCAAAACCATCAATACAAATTATACTTTAGTCTCCTAaagtctcctgtctcctctcctgagCTGCAGTTTCATGCGGTATAAGACGTGTATGATAAAATTTTAGGGgcctcatttaaaaacaacaactgcagtTAAATCAATCACTGTAACTTTCCTCATAATCGCAGTATTCATGTGAGCTCTACATTACAAAATGCAATCAATACATTACACTGTATCACtggatattaaaatgtaattatgggTATGAAATAAATCCAGGGAGGAAAGACTGAGATAATTTACAGTATCTGAAAGTCTATGTTTTGTTACACCTCTCTCGTGATTGTAACCTGTTACCAACCCACATCAATAAAGAGCATCTAGTTGCTTTATATGATCAGTTGTAAAGCACGCACGGAAGGATGTCATTGATACTAAACTATGAACAAcactattatatatatacacacatatacatatagagagagagcagcttaaaagaaaagaatgacaaACTGTCTAACCTGTAGGCAACAATCTCCAAGTCTCTGGCCATTTTCTCTCTGAGCAGCTCCTTGTAGTCTTCACACTGCTCCTTCATCTGTGCTTGGAGGTCAGCCTGCTGGTGCTGCATTTCATCAATAGTCGACTgaatgaaatacacacacacacacacacacacacaccgagtGGATAAGATTAAATTACATTATTAGTCAAAACCACTGGTCCATTACAGCCTATGATTACATTAATCAGTCCACTCTCATACCTCCAACTCAGCAATCTCGTCCATGTATGCAGCCTTCCTAATCTCGATctcatcctccagctcctcaTTACGCTTCTCAAGCTCTGCAAGCTCCTTTTGTAGCTCTGGAATCTacagaaacacagcaaatggtaataattttaaaatataccAACCGGTGTCTGAATGATTATCCTGCTGATGATAATGTAACAACAAAAATTTACAATCATCCACAGTAATTTTCAGTTGAAGAGAAATACAATAGCCTTGTCCTGACACCAGATCTCTGAAGTGGTTGATAATTCAAAGCTCAAAATCTGACACAACCTTAAAATAGCTATGATTTTAATTAACATTTGCACCTCCAGCAGCTTTCATTTTAGTCACGTGCCAGACTACCTAAGTTGTTGGCTGTGAAAGTTGTGGTCTGTGAAATCAGAATAACGGAAGCTTGATTTCATCCACATCGTGtagacaaaaaggaaagactTTATGCTTTAAGTAAGCCAAAACACAAGTATTCCAATTAATCCAACCAACACTGATAAAACAGGTTAAGTCTACCATCCCTCCCTGGGGTCTGAGGATGTGGTGTCCTGCTGTGAGTAATTACAAGAATCACAGAGATTCAACAATTAGCTGTCACAGCCAGATGGGGATCCAGGTGGTCGTGCTTGTCATTCAACAAGCCGGCCAGTTACTACTCACAGGCTGATGTCGGCTCCCCAACTTGGTTGAGTCACTTACACACTCCTCCATTCTCCCTGGCATGATAAGTGCGGTTtcattgtgagtgtgtgtgtgtgtgtgtgtgtgtgtgtgtgtgtgtgtgaaggggagTAGTGGTGTACAACCCCATCGGTGCCTGCTCCATTATATGCATTTTCTGCGTCAGGGCTGATTTCACTGCAGTCTGTTTGTTTGGCCATGTTGTGTCCCACTGAGAAACCAGACCCAAGGCATCCATCACAGGCGAGAGAGTAAACAGAGCAGATCAAGCCATGCTGTCCATCCGTCAGGCTGGATCGAGCAGCCCGGACTGAGGCTTGTGTGCTGCATGTTAGAGAAAAGTAGATGATGTTGGGAACGCTCTGCTTAGGTTACAGAGGTTCACTGTTTATTTAAAGAGTTGGAGGTAGAGCCACAGCCACGGTAATGAGAACCAAACCACCATGTTTGTTACAGATGTGGTTGGGTGTCAGCTGTGGTCTGGCCACTGATGGATGTTAAAGATACATATGGGAACGAAGAAGAGGTTGTTTCTGTTTACTGGAGTCATTCTGTGATTTTACCTGAGTCTTAATCTCCTGGTGCTTCAGATTTCTGTGTCTACTGCTCAAAGCCCATTTCCTTTCAGGGCATTTTTCTGCCGGCTGGATGAGAAATATCCGATGAGGGTTTATTTCCTCGCCTCAATTTGCAGAGGAAGTCtcttgtcagtgtgtgtctgtctgtgtgtgtgcagttttaaGACGTTTATGATTCTGCAGCCTCTCTGAAAGACGGCACTTAATAACTGAGGACACGGAGGGCAATAAATCCTGTCTGAGCTGAAGTCAAACCCTCCACATCTCCTGCTGAAAGTGTCCGCAAAGTAAACACTCTGGTCAGCGGGATCTCCCACACTGTTGCTCTGCTGTCACTCAGCTGCTCTCCACTCCCTTGGCCTACTGTGGGAAACCATTCATTTACACCATTATGTCTGATTTGGGAGCTGATGGCTGACGCAGAGTCAGTTGTGGGCTGCAAACCTCCCTTTTCCTCTGTGTCCATAAAAAGGTGGGAAATGTATTCTGAATCAGTAGGTAGCAAGTGAGGGATTTAATGATGTGTGAACCAGAAACTTGAAAGGTCAGTTCAGCTccaaaaaatacatattttcttACTTAACATACAGACGGTTTCGATTCACACTTCCAACAATGTACGAACTATGTAAGTGGCGTTCAAATTACATCTACACATTGAATCACAATTTCTGAGAAAAAAGGTGCCCTAATTTCAACATCACAGCAGTCAGTACCTACTGCCTGACTACAGTAAATGTAAAGATACTACTAACAGCCAGCTAACCTAGCTTaccataaagactggaaacagaggAAAACTGTTCGCTCCAGAACATGACTAAAGTTCACAAACAGTCCAACatacaaaagtttggacacagtTCCCTTTTTAAGGGAAGCTTGATGCGGCTTGATGTTTTTACATTATGTTCTTTTGcattcttttgttgttgttgttgttgttgttgttatcttgGGACAGAACTTGGccagctttttttctgctcagctTACAGTCTTTGTGATAAGAAATGCAAACCTGTGGACTGGGGCTATTAttcttctcatctaactctcTGCCAGTAAAAAGATATGCACAAAAAGATGACATTCATTCTAATGTCCACAGGGCTCATTGGCTTGTTCCTTTAATGTGTTCAAGCACACAAGACATTTAAGCAGTTCTTTGTTCCCTTTCTCATTCTGGCTTTTGACACTTTGGGACTGTGTTGGGACATGGTAGGTGTGTGAGGCATAATCCTCAGAGACAGTGACCTCAAGCTCttctaaaataaaagcaaaaaccaaaatggaaaGAAAGCGTTGCCTCACCTGCTTCTTCATCTCATCTGTCTTTGCCAAGTCTTTGGCCAACGGCCCTGCAGCTACTTCCACTTGTAGCTGTTTTGCATCACCACTGAGAGCCACTGCAGAGGGGGCTGCACCACGCTTGTACAACAAAGACAGGTGTCGAGGAATCAACACACTTGTGAAAGTTAGCATGTataaaaaacattcagttttatATGAAAAAGACCACGGAAGGTAGAGCCCTCATTTGGGCAGTTAAGTGCACTTTGACAAGGGAGCAAAGAGCAATCAGAGCCTCTCCTCCTGACTGATGGTTAAACCTCTCCTTGTGTACACCACATTCCTGATTAGATGGAACAAGTGCAGCTGAAATGAGCAACATGAGGgtacacaggtgtgtgtgggaGTCAGCCAGTAATCACCATGACTGCTCGAACCCAATAGCAATCATTTTAGCATCAAGACAATTGTGTCTTTTGATGGCGACAAGGCACAGACAGGAAGGTGTCCAGCTGGcgggaggagagacagagtgggagtgagacagagagagtaaaTAGAGTTTGGGGGGGAACAAGAAACACACCTACATATCTTAGACAGCCGCACGAATACATAAATACGCCCTTCAGCCAAGCCTCCAAATGAaggggacacacacaaacacacacgctaGCTATCCATGCCACTGCTGCAGAGGAGCCTGGGAAGGCGGCCAGCAGTCTGATTACAGCCctgacctctggaccggacAGACATCCTTACCCTAGAGGGGGTGTGACCCAGCGGAGCTACAGTCTGACCCCAATGCAGTACTTCTGCgcttataacacacacacacacacaaaatcacacacaaactcacaggtAGACAGAAGCATTTTGTTCGAGTTCAGCACTGCAGCTCTGATTCTCAACTTCTTTCCTGGTGTTGTGTtaagagggaaagaaaacaagcgGGAGTATCATTGTGCGATTTGTGAAAGCTGAGATTTACATCTGGATCTGAATGGGCCGTCtcaaagggagagggagggtgaTGTGATGAAAATGGGAGAGGTCAAGTGGTCAGTGGGAGGACGAAGGTAGCACCTCTTTACCAAGGGCCATGTGTTTAGGTGATGGGAGAAGTACTCAGATtcaatttgtttaaataaaatgtaagaaaaagaaaatggaaaagtaatttcacaaaacaaaatgtccccTGTCGGTAATTTTATCATACAGCATGTTACATTATTGGTTTCTTAATGCTGTAGTTATAACTAGTGGAGGTGGatcaaataatttttatgtGCAGGCACATTTGGGTCACAACACAAAGCTTAGGGGTCAATAGATGATTAacgggaagaaaaaagaaaagttggtattagttgctttttgtttgtgcatgtaaaaCCTGAGTTGAGCtccaaatttaaataaaaactaagcTTTGAATATTTATACAACAGTAATGAAAGGAGCTGCTCATTAGTTCACATTTTTTAGCTGATTTTGTGGAAATTCAGATAGAATGTGAGTAACATTTTCATTACACAGACCTTATTAGATTATTAGCTCTATCATTTTATTAGATAATCATAGACAATCATAGTTGAAAAATCAACTATTATCTATCACATTCTGATGACAGATATAACATTTCCCCTCTGAAATTTAGCAGGGTAGTTGGCTGAGTAGGAGTATAAAGTAGTACAAAATGGAAATACTCGTAGCACAAGTACTTGAAATGGTACTTAGACAAATCCCATATACACAATATTAGTGGAAAGTAAGCATTGGGTTTAGTCCACTTTTGTGAGTGAATCTTCTGCCAGAAATAGGATATTAATTTTAAGCTTGTACATAGATGTGCTGCTGTAAAGCATTTAGCAAAAAAAGGCTTCCAATTCGTGACATGTTTATGCGGTTATGTGACAGCGTGTCGTACCTGGAGGCTTTCAGCCAGCTGGCAGTAGTACTCTTTTACATCCAAGGCCGAAGTGATGTCAGGGATGCTAAATCTAATCGCTGGAACAGTTCCTGGAGTCACGTCAGCTGGCTCCAGCAGATTCTCCACTGCCTGCTCATGCATGCAACATTTCAGACACACTGGTGAAGAAGTACTCAAATACTTCAATCTCAAAAGTAAACTTGCTGaaacacagcaaagcaaaaTTTGCCTAGAATGATATTTAGGTGCAACTTTAGGTATTTGGATTTTACCGTCTcacaattttatgtttttgtatacTTCTGCTCCACTCCGGCTACTTTGGCTGTTGTAGATGCTTACAAAATTCAGACTTTACAGACACAGCACGGGAACCAATCTTATgtatcacacacattttcttaatATGTAATGTAAGCAGCAACAAAATTGGTCATATAAACCAGCGGAGTTAAGAATACTACATCTCCACCTGTAGTAAAGTAGAAGTATAAAGTGGCATAAAATACCAGAGTACAAATACAGAATTTAACTATTACCACTACATATggaacacacactgcacattttcttggtattattcacacacaccccaccctgTCATGTATGTCCACAGCTTCCAATATTTAGTCAAAAAAGGTCATCACATATCGAGTGGAGAAAATGAGCTGTTAAGGAGCTGCAGTGGGAGTCtgactttttctcctttcaatCCAACTATATAACAACATGGCTGCCGATTTGTCAAGGGAATATGGGGTATCTGGAGGTGCTGATAATAACAACAGTTAATAAAACCGAGGGAACTTCTTTTACCATTTGGTATTCAGCTGCATTTCCCGGACCGTGAGTTATCGAGCGTGTCCCACAGGGAGTGTGCTAAACGTCGGGCAGCCAGGCtttgcagagaaaaacacagagtgaTGGAGCTGCTCCAGCATTAACTgccgctctctttctctctctctctgcctacAGCCTCTAGATCTGATGCTGGGGCATGTCTGTCATCTCCTGGTGATCTGAAGAACACTGGCTGATGGATAAGATGGCGGTGATGTGTCTTGTATGTGGTGGCAAATATGTTCCTGTTTTAAAGGactattttcatattttgtgaATACACTTATTTGATTTCTTACCAAGGGTCTGAGGAGAATATTACCTTATCTATGTGTTAAGTGTAAAGGACTGGCCAGGCAGAACATTGGGCAAAGTGCATAATTCCTAAAGGTCCCTTGGGTGCTTGTGATTACTGGTCTAAATTTTACCCAAAAACCAATTTATACAACTGTTAGCTGAGCTCGCCATGAACAGACTCACCAGCTGTGTCTGTGGGAGTGTGCTTGTATTTCATGTTCAGTTCATATCTGaattctgtctctgtctattttcttcttgtctcttTGCATTCATGAAGTAGATTTATAAACACCTGTGATAATGCAAAGCTGGAACATTTTCAACTTGAATCTTTTTTGGCAATTTGTGACTTTTTATTGGCTATGTATGCATTTGCACCATTCCTATAATTCATTTTCCATTCTGGCCATGGACTGCTTTCTTAGGTTAGTGTTGTGAAAGGAAACATCTGGTGCAGAGAAACAGCTAGCATGACTGTCCAATGAAATGCAGCTACCAGCACCTCTAACAATTCATCCCTTATATTAACCTTAaatctcatttgttttcatctgcacGAAGTTTAAAAATAGCATTGCGGTTTTAAGCTGAGTTATTTGATGGACATCTTCTTGGCTGAAATGGCAACACACCACTGCTTTTGTGCaaataaaactaactaaaagcacaaactaaaaataattcTGTTACTATGTTATTCAGCAAGCTTTAAAGGTACATTGTAAATGGCACAGAATGGAATAGGCACATTTTGTTTACGGCCCCCAAATGCCACCTATCTTAATGCTAAAATTAACTGGCAGCTGGCGATAGCTCATATTCAGCACATAGGTATGAGGGCACTATTGGTACTCTTACTGAACTCTTATCCTTTAAGAGAAAGGAATAAGTTATTAATTTCAGTTGAGTTAATTTGTTGCCCAGTTTCCTCGATTAcatgttttctgctttgatgtTCTTCCCATATGTTTATGTTGACGTGGACGATTTTGACTGGAACTCTACAGGAAGCCGACTTAGGTCATCTCGGTTATGTTTGTCACCACAGGTCTGTTCATTTCTCCAATGCTTGTATTTGAATGAAGCGCTGCATTTAGGGTCATTTTTTAAGGCCTTAAACTGTTCCTGTTTCATCCCAGTGCGGCTGTCTTTTCTCCCCCTCACCGTCTTGTGTTGGGCCTCCATGTTGGCCAGCTGCCCCTCATAGATAGCCACTTGCTCCCTCAGCGCCAAGCACTCTGCTGTCACAGCATCCACTTCCTGCAAAGAAAATTGAGTTAGCAGAGAACAACACTGAAAGTAAAGAAGTTCAACTTAATTTGTGGAGGTGTCTGAGAGAAGCAGTGTGCAATTTGGAAAGTAAATCACACCACAGGttcaaataaatggaaaaatgtctttgtttccaCCCTGAACACCCATTTTAAAAACTATCAAAACTAGCACACCCACCCTGTTTCACTGAACAGCAAGTAGACACCGCAAtgcagagaaaaggggaggaggaggagg is a window of Echeneis naucrates chromosome 10, fEcheNa1.1, whole genome shotgun sequence DNA encoding:
- the vimr2 gene encoding type III intermediate filament — protein: MAMLRVSSYRRLFEDESRSRNTGLGIQCAGQYRAPARGVAVDDCDCDKLDFVAAKSLNKEGLSRFVQDRTVISALNNRLVRLIELARCFEKENESLEYQIVELEEILTREQPSSSIAPTVAHPDCSLDAVVERLRRERDEILCDMEKLQEELERLKANYEKAAEHRIFFQQKRQDVAEEVDAVTAECLALREQVAIYEGQLANMEAQHKTAVENLLEPADVTPGTVPAIRFSIPDITSALDVKEYYCQLAESLQLRIRAAVLNSNKMLLSTSPSAVALSGDAKQLQVEVAAGPLAKDLAKTDEMKKQIPELQKELAELEKRNEELEDEIEIRKAAYMDEIAELESTIDEMQHQQADLQAQMKEQCEDYKELLREKMARDLEIVAYRDLVEEEENRMCNL